A genomic segment from Cryptosporangium phraense encodes:
- a CDS encoding NADP-dependent succinic semialdehyde dehydrogenase, with amino-acid sequence MAIATIDPTDGRVLKTYDPLTDADIETSLARAATAFETLRRTTFEQRATWLRAAADILDAERDEIARVMTVEMGKTLTAAKAETAKCATACRFYAKHAEQFLADEPIDPALVKARQAYVRYQPLGPVLAVMPWNFPLWQAMRFAAPALMAGNVGLLKHASNVPQTALFMEDLFRRAGFPEGSFQTLLIGSAQVEAVLKDKRVTAATLTGSEGAGKAVAAIAGRELKKTVLELGGSDPFVVMPSADVQKAAEVAVTARCQNNGQSCIAAKRFIVHTDVYDAFATAFVERMAALVVGDPMDEKTDVGPLATEQGRRDVEELVADAKAHGATVLTGGQAPDQPGWWYPPTVVAGLTKDMRMYDEEVFGPVAGLYRVNSYEEAIEVANSTDFGLGSNAWTTDPAEQERFVTDLEAGAVFVNGMVTSYPELPFGGIKTSGYGRELSHQGIREFCNVKTIWMA; translated from the coding sequence GTGGCGATCGCGACGATCGACCCGACCGACGGCCGGGTCCTCAAGACCTACGACCCGCTCACCGATGCGGACATCGAGACGAGCCTGGCCCGCGCCGCGACCGCGTTCGAGACCCTGCGACGGACGACGTTCGAGCAGCGCGCGACCTGGCTCCGCGCCGCCGCCGACATCCTGGACGCCGAGCGCGACGAGATCGCCCGCGTGATGACCGTCGAGATGGGCAAGACGCTGACCGCGGCGAAGGCCGAGACCGCCAAGTGCGCGACGGCCTGCCGGTTCTATGCCAAGCACGCCGAGCAGTTCCTGGCCGACGAACCGATCGACCCGGCGCTGGTCAAGGCCCGCCAGGCCTACGTGCGCTACCAGCCGCTGGGCCCGGTGCTCGCGGTCATGCCCTGGAACTTCCCGCTCTGGCAGGCGATGCGGTTCGCCGCCCCGGCGCTGATGGCGGGCAACGTCGGGCTGCTCAAGCACGCGTCGAACGTGCCGCAGACCGCGCTGTTCATGGAGGACCTGTTCCGCCGGGCCGGCTTCCCGGAGGGGTCGTTCCAGACCCTGCTGATCGGATCGGCGCAGGTCGAAGCGGTCCTCAAAGACAAGCGAGTGACAGCCGCCACGCTCACCGGTAGCGAGGGCGCGGGCAAGGCGGTCGCCGCGATCGCCGGCCGCGAGCTGAAGAAGACCGTGCTGGAGCTGGGCGGCAGCGACCCGTTCGTCGTGATGCCGAGTGCCGACGTGCAGAAGGCCGCCGAGGTCGCGGTCACCGCCCGGTGCCAGAACAACGGTCAGTCGTGCATCGCCGCCAAGCGGTTCATCGTCCACACCGACGTCTACGACGCGTTCGCGACCGCGTTCGTCGAGCGGATGGCCGCGCTCGTCGTCGGTGACCCGATGGACGAGAAGACCGACGTCGGTCCGCTCGCCACCGAGCAGGGACGCCGGGACGTCGAAGAGCTGGTCGCGGACGCGAAGGCGCACGGCGCGACCGTGCTCACCGGCGGCCAGGCGCCCGACCAGCCCGGCTGGTGGTACCCGCCGACCGTGGTCGCCGGCCTCACGAAGGACATGCGGATGTACGACGAGGAGGTTTTCGGCCCGGTCGCCGGCCTGTACCGGGTGAACTCCTACGAGGAGGCGATCGAGGTCGCGAACTCCACCGACTTCGGCCTCGGGTCCAACGCCTGGACGACCGACCCGGCCGAGCAGGAGCGGTTCGTGACCGACCTCGAGGCCGGTGCGGTGTTCGTCAACGGGATGGTCACGTCGTACCCCGAGCTCCCGTTCGGCGGTATCAAGACGTCCGGCTACGGGCGCGAGCTCTCCCACCAGGGCATTCGCGAGTTCTGCAACGTCAAGACCATATGGATGGCATGA
- a CDS encoding GntR family transcriptional regulator has product MNTPAEGSNVIDARSPIPKYYQLREILLDLIERELTVDAPVPSERELAARYNLSRMTARQAIEHLVSEGKLYRVQGRGTFVARPKIDMPLQLTSFSEDMRARGMIPGARDLGRRSIDAPAAVARELGVEAGAPLYVVERLRTADGVPMALERSHLPARLVPGLLDQSLADRSLYQLLAGEYGLVLDRGDQVIEAGIADRGDAEILALTPGSAVLRLQRRSWAGAVPVEYVVSTYRADRYQLRASLDIAPPKGAP; this is encoded by the coding sequence GTGAACACACCCGCCGAGGGATCGAACGTGATCGACGCGCGCAGCCCGATCCCGAAGTACTACCAGCTGCGCGAGATCCTGCTCGACCTGATCGAGCGGGAACTCACCGTCGACGCGCCGGTGCCGAGCGAACGGGAGCTCGCGGCCCGCTACAACCTGTCCCGGATGACCGCCCGGCAGGCGATCGAGCACCTGGTCAGCGAGGGGAAGCTGTACCGCGTCCAGGGCCGGGGCACGTTCGTCGCCCGGCCGAAGATCGACATGCCGCTGCAGCTGACGTCGTTCAGCGAGGACATGCGGGCCCGCGGGATGATCCCCGGCGCGCGCGACCTGGGCCGGCGCTCGATCGACGCACCGGCCGCGGTCGCCCGCGAGCTCGGCGTCGAGGCCGGGGCGCCGCTGTACGTCGTCGAGAGACTGCGCACGGCTGACGGGGTGCCGATGGCGCTGGAGCGCTCGCACCTGCCCGCGCGGCTGGTGCCGGGGCTGCTCGACCAGTCGCTGGCCGACCGCTCGCTGTACCAGTTGCTGGCCGGCGAGTACGGCCTCGTGCTCGACCGCGGTGACCAGGTGATCGAGGCCGGCATCGCCGACCGGGGCGACGCCGAGATCCTCGCGCTCACGCCCGGCAGCGCGGTCCTGCGGCTGCAACGCCGGTCGTGGGCGGGCGCGGTGCCGGTCGAGTACGTCGTCTCCACGTACCGGGCCGACCGGTACCAGCTGCGGGCGTCGCTCGACATCGCGCCACCCAAGGGAGCCCCGTGA
- a CDS encoding sensor histidine kinase, whose protein sequence is GSAPGGSTLPAQATPAPSGPPAGPPAGGPEGRADPLAPGAAPGSAPGSAPGSAPGSAPGSAPGSAPGSALGVLALPHRYVVLNRTLDGTAARIGRDAGAIPAARQAMDLALRRGKPTASATYVLRRDVEQVPAARRQLSFVVASPVRLLGNAGTGELRGWLVLGMRGQDFLQRTLQRAAAGQVRVELRDVQGSTSQRVASWPPGTPTTSGASATSPASGPASATSPVTAENTNTNAQHRRVDVAGRTWLLTVAPIDGYVHPDGTLDTVVLVAGTLIALLLASLVGTLSHSRARALADVDRATAALRADVARREDVERALRRRENELAGFAGVAAHDLRTPLTAASAYLEVLADDGELDAQSAEFLGRARSAVARTDRMLTDLLGYATADQVELRRTEVDLGRLVADVVTERTARLDADPRRVVVGELPVVSGDANMIRQVLDNLIGNALKYTAPGQPPRVSVTGRWVGSGWRIEVADRGIGLPAAERAGVFDAFQRGAGSGGYSGSGLGLAICRRVIERHGGTIGVDDNPGGGSTFWFTLPG, encoded by the coding sequence CGGGTCCGCGCCTGGCGGGTCCACGCTGCCCGCGCAGGCCACGCCTGCGCCTTCCGGGCCGCCCGCGGGGCCGCCTGCGGGCGGCCCGGAAGGCCGCGCCGACCCGCTCGCGCCCGGCGCCGCGCCCGGTTCCGCGCCCGGTTCCGCGCCCGGTTCCGCGCCGGGTTCCGCGCCCGGCTCTGCGCCGGGTTCCGCGCCCGGTTCCGCGCTCGGGGTGCTGGCTCTGCCTCATCGGTATGTCGTGTTGAACCGGACGCTCGACGGGACCGCGGCTCGGATCGGACGGGACGCCGGGGCCATCCCGGCCGCCCGCCAAGCCATGGACCTCGCCTTGCGACGGGGCAAACCCACCGCCAGCGCGACCTACGTCCTCCGCCGGGACGTCGAACAGGTGCCGGCCGCCCGGCGCCAGCTGTCGTTCGTGGTCGCGTCGCCGGTCCGGTTGCTCGGGAACGCCGGGACCGGTGAGCTCCGCGGGTGGCTGGTCCTGGGCATGCGTGGCCAGGACTTCCTCCAGCGGACCCTGCAACGCGCGGCTGCAGGCCAGGTCCGGGTCGAGCTCCGCGACGTTCAGGGTTCGACCTCGCAGCGGGTCGCCAGCTGGCCCCCCGGCACGCCAACGACCAGCGGCGCCTCCGCCACCAGCCCGGCCTCCGGCCCGGCCAGCGCCACCAGCCCGGTCACCGCCGAAAACACGAACACGAACGCACAGCACCGCCGCGTCGACGTCGCCGGCCGCACCTGGCTCCTCACCGTCGCCCCCATCGACGGCTACGTCCACCCCGACGGCACCCTCGACACGGTCGTCCTCGTCGCCGGCACGCTGATCGCCCTGCTCCTGGCCTCGCTCGTCGGCACGCTCAGCCACTCCCGCGCCCGCGCGCTGGCCGACGTCGACCGCGCTACGGCGGCGCTGCGGGCCGACGTCGCCCGGCGCGAGGACGTCGAGCGAGCACTACGTCGTCGGGAGAACGAGCTGGCCGGCTTCGCCGGGGTCGCGGCGCACGACCTCCGGACGCCGCTCACCGCCGCGTCCGCCTACCTGGAGGTGCTGGCCGACGACGGCGAGCTCGACGCGCAGAGCGCGGAGTTTCTCGGCCGGGCGCGGTCGGCGGTCGCCCGCACCGACCGGATGCTGACCGACCTGCTCGGGTACGCGACCGCGGACCAGGTCGAGCTCCGCCGGACCGAGGTCGACCTCGGACGCCTGGTGGCGGACGTGGTCACGGAGCGGACCGCCCGGCTGGACGCCGATCCGCGGCGGGTCGTGGTGGGGGAGCTGCCGGTGGTGTCGGGGGACGCGAACATGATCCGGCAGGTGCTCGACAACCTGATCGGCAACGCGCTCAAGTACACAGCACCGGGTCAGCCGCCGCGGGTGTCGGTGACCGGGCGGTGGGTCGGGAGCGGCTGGCGGATCGAGGTCGCCGACCGGGGGATCGGCCTCCCGGCCGCCGAGCGCGCCGGCGTCTTCGACGCGTTCCAGCGGGGCGCGGGCAGCGGCGGCTACTCCGGCAGCGGGCTGGGCCTGGCGATCTGCCGCCGGGTGATCGAACGCCACGGCGGCACGATCGGCGTCGACGACAACCCCGGCGGCGGCAGCACGTTCTGGTTCACTCTCCCCGGCTAG
- a CDS encoding serine hydrolase has translation MVAPGVARADGCVDATTGFDCDFAARLARVQKYVESRPGYTGVAVSDGWRDRVWRNEYADRPIYAASTAKLAIALDILMRRHRGEVQLSTDDWRWLYAALVSSDNGAANHLWNRYGGASMVDRWKDYGMTETGFVPGLERHWGSMKTTAADLRRLVRYVVRETPSEVRRYLMARMRGVADNQQWGVWSAGSGWVRGNKNGWFRYRAGWVLNSVGWVGAHQRYLVAVMADQRSRGTYASGVETTSEVARILFA, from the coding sequence GTGGTCGCTCCAGGCGTTGCCCGCGCTGACGGGTGTGTCGATGCGACCACCGGATTCGACTGCGACTTCGCGGCCCGCCTGGCCCGGGTGCAGAAGTACGTGGAGAGCCGGCCCGGGTATACCGGGGTCGCGGTGTCCGACGGCTGGCGCGACCGGGTCTGGCGCAACGAGTACGCCGACCGGCCGATCTACGCCGCCTCCACCGCGAAGCTGGCGATCGCGCTCGACATCCTGATGCGCCGCCACCGGGGTGAGGTCCAACTGTCCACCGACGACTGGCGCTGGCTCTACGCGGCGCTGGTGAGCAGCGACAACGGGGCCGCGAACCACCTCTGGAACCGGTATGGCGGCGCGTCGATGGTCGACCGTTGGAAGGACTACGGGATGACCGAGACCGGGTTCGTGCCCGGCCTCGAGCGGCACTGGGGCTCGATGAAGACGACCGCGGCCGACCTGCGCCGGCTGGTCCGGTACGTGGTGCGCGAGACGCCCAGCGAGGTGCGTCGCTACCTGATGGCGCGGATGCGCGGGGTGGCCGACAACCAGCAGTGGGGCGTGTGGTCGGCTGGGTCGGGCTGGGTGCGCGGCAACAAGAACGGCTGGTTCCGGTACCGGGCCGGGTGGGTGCTCAACTCGGTCGGCTGGGTGGGGGCTCATCAGCGGTATCTCGTCGCGGTGATGGCCGATCAACGCTCCCGCGGGACCTACGCCTCCGGGGTGGAGACCACGTCCGAGGTCGCCCGCATCCTGTTCGCCTAG
- a CDS encoding glycoside hydrolase family 3 protein: MTDPIDRVLLVGFEEPDPPEWLRRAAPGLGGVVLYGQNLRTDTDASRLATLLHAESDIVLAVDEEGGDVTRLHYRNGSPTPGNYVLGAVDDVELTAAVATRIGLGLRAAGVGWNLAPDVDVNSAPENPVIGVRSFGASTGVVARQGAAWIRALQATGTAACAKHFPGHGDTVADSHHGLPVVELSEREWRDVHLPPFVAAIEAGVDSIMTAHVVVRALDDTPATMSRRLLTDVLRTELGYDGVVVTDALDMGAIRDGVGEPAGAVAALRAGADALCLGAVGGEGLYRRVRAAIAAAVEDGSLARARLEQAADRVEALSTRIRSAPASAPGGGDDEPGGTDPGLLAARRAAFTRGLHGPLAGPPVVIELRGESNLAVGEAHWDLAEPLRRLGIEPRQVHRLSSGDLRYGAETLPTADGSPVVVIGRDVVMHEWQTAAWRTIYGQRPDAVLVDLGLPRPDVALPGQRVFVGGAGRPNLQVAAELLTGAGH, encoded by the coding sequence GTGACCGATCCGATAGACCGAGTGCTGCTCGTCGGGTTCGAGGAACCCGACCCGCCGGAGTGGCTGCGCCGGGCCGCGCCCGGCCTCGGGGGAGTGGTCCTCTACGGCCAGAACCTCCGGACCGATACCGACGCGTCCCGCCTGGCCACGCTGCTGCACGCCGAGTCCGACATCGTGCTGGCGGTGGACGAGGAGGGCGGCGACGTCACCCGGCTGCACTACCGCAACGGCAGTCCGACGCCGGGCAACTACGTGCTCGGCGCCGTGGACGACGTCGAACTGACAGCCGCGGTGGCGACCCGGATCGGCCTCGGCCTGCGGGCCGCCGGGGTGGGCTGGAACCTCGCGCCGGACGTCGACGTCAACTCGGCGCCGGAGAACCCGGTGATCGGGGTGCGGTCGTTCGGCGCGTCGACCGGGGTGGTCGCGCGCCAAGGGGCAGCCTGGATCCGGGCGTTACAGGCCACCGGAACGGCCGCCTGTGCGAAACACTTTCCCGGCCACGGCGACACGGTCGCCGACTCGCACCACGGGCTGCCGGTGGTGGAACTGAGCGAACGCGAGTGGCGGGACGTCCACCTGCCGCCGTTCGTCGCCGCGATCGAGGCCGGAGTCGACTCGATCATGACCGCGCACGTCGTCGTGCGCGCGCTCGACGACACGCCGGCGACGATGAGCCGTCGGCTGCTCACCGACGTACTCCGTACCGAACTCGGTTACGACGGGGTCGTCGTGACCGACGCGCTCGACATGGGCGCGATCCGAGACGGCGTCGGCGAACCGGCCGGCGCGGTCGCCGCGCTGCGGGCGGGCGCGGACGCACTCTGCCTCGGCGCGGTCGGCGGGGAAGGGCTGTACCGGCGCGTCCGGGCCGCGATCGCGGCTGCGGTCGAGGACGGCTCGCTGGCGCGGGCCCGGCTGGAACAGGCCGCCGACCGCGTCGAGGCCCTGTCGACCCGAATCCGCTCCGCCCCGGCCTCCGCGCCCGGTGGTGGCGACGATGAGCCCGGCGGCACCGATCCGGGGCTGCTGGCCGCTCGGCGAGCCGCTTTCACCCGTGGGCTGCACGGGCCGCTGGCCGGGCCACCCGTGGTGATCGAGTTGCGCGGGGAGTCGAACCTGGCCGTCGGCGAGGCTCATTGGGACCTGGCCGAGCCGTTGCGCCGGCTCGGTATTGAGCCCCGACAGGTCCATCGTCTGTCCAGTGGGGATCTGCGGTACGGCGCCGAGACCCTGCCTACCGCCGACGGTTCGCCGGTCGTCGTGATCGGACGAGACGTCGTGATGCACGAGTGGCAGACGGCCGCCTGGCGAACCATCTACGGGCAGCGGCCGGATGCGGTCCTCGTCGACCTCGGGCTGCCGCGACCGGACGTCGCGCTCCCGGGACAGCGCGTGTTCGTCGGCGGAGCCGGACGACCGAACCTGCAGGTCGCAGCCGAGCTACTCACCGGCGCCGGTCACTGA